In Aspergillus fumigatus Af293 chromosome 2, whole genome shotgun sequence, a genomic segment contains:
- a CDS encoding SGNH/GDSL hydrolase family protein, whose translation MVLETGFSAVARLNPYPGQAEIITLDKKTWRNYKPSAKEISYKGRWDDKHISWWSAPGFKLAFTGAKLALSFGQYTSQGVLVAYRLGGQDWQFSNVTANATYQFIGPTTTGLNLTNAGDAKSFELRGRHLQTGPTDTCPRSVYRRNLLTMSTIQLAGVSVAADATISRIDEYPKMVEIIGDSLSSGDFATYEGLSSWAYDFAAGLGNVEYSITAYPGICLHDQNCWGNPRGQAYQWYRTSDTSWRAHEIYGDNPPKWNFAAQRPADLVVINIGTNDNNPANNVSSTDYYNDYITLVGNIHKIWPKADIVLMSLWGGFGASGDTYVQGPLWVDEIKRVYQHYEKQGFIHYFDTAGILQHNDIAPQWHPTDVGHLKIAAHLMQWVKLKFGWEFGATGPEVYHGTLYWNDQANY comes from the exons ATGGTCCTTGAGACTGGCTTCTCCGCGGTT GCGCGGTTGAACCCGTATCCGGGACAAGCGGAGATCATCACTCTGGACAAAAAGACATGGAGGAACTATAAGCCGAGCGCAAAGGAGATCTCCTATAAGGGGAGGTGGGACGACAAGCATATTTCTT GGTGGTC GGCTCCTGGATTCAAGCTTGCATTCACGGGTGCCAAG CTTGCTTTGTCCTTTGGCCAATACACCAGTCAAGGAGTCCTCGTGGCATACAG ACTGGGTGGCCAGGACTGGCAATTCTCCAATGTCACTGCCAATGCGACATATCAATTTATTGGCCCGACCACCACGGGGCTCAATCTCACTAATGCCGGCGACGCAAAGTCGTTTGAGCTGAGAGGTAGGCAC TTACAAACTGGGCCTACGGATACGTGTCCCCGCTCCGTATACCGCAGGAATTTACTGACCATGAGCACAATTCAGCTAGCCGGTGTATCCGTCGCAGCAGATGCAACGATTTCCAGGATCGACGAGTACCCGAAGATGGTAGAAATCATCGGAGACTC GCTGAGCTCCGGTGACTTCGCTACATACGAAGGACTGTCCTCATGGGCGTATGATTTTGCAGCCGGACTCGGCAACGTAGAATACAGCATTACT GCCTATCCGGGTATCTGCCTCCACGACCAGAATTGCTGGGGAAACCCCCGTGGTCAG GCCTACCAATGGTACCGCACCTCTGACACGTCCTGGCGGGCACACGAGATCTACGGCGACAATCCACCCAAGTGGAACTTCGCAGCTCAGCGCCCAGCTGATCTGGTGGTCATCAACATCGGCACAAACGACAACAACCCGGCGAACAATGTATCGAGCACAGACTACTACAACGACTACATCACTCTTGTGGGCAATATTCACAAGATCTGGCCCAAGGCCGATATCGTTCTGATG TCGCTGTGGGGTGGCTTCGGTGCTTCGGGGGATACATACGTGCAGGGTCCTTTATGGGTGGATGAGATCAAGCGGGTCTACCAGCACTACGAGAAGCAGGGGTTCATCCATTATTTCGACACGGCGGGGATCCTGCAGCACAACGACATCGCGCCGCAGTGGCATCCCACGGATGTTGGACATCTGAAGATTGCCGCGCATCTGATGCAGTGGGTGAAGTTGAAGTTTGGGTGGGAATTTGGGGCTACCGGCCCCGAGGTGTATCACGGAACTTTGTACTGGAATGATCAGGCAAATTACTAG
- a CDS encoding SGNH/GDSL hydrolase family protein — MHRWQLLLGLVFAIEAASAHPRSWGPRKFTSLVSFGDSYTDQSRLNYFGSHNGSAPPIGWEQPDSNNTASGGYVWGHYVSQYADVNLYNYAVSGAVCSNEITPRTFSSINAPFPSVLEYEVSAFLADSKHKVSGKRFLHIPPRETVYSIWIGTNDLGNYAFITDSQVKDKTIPDYINCVYSVLDRVYVSGGRYFVLMNLAPLQLAPLYATPENGGVGANHYWPDKPDNLTLTSYRMWEQVATVNHVFQYQTPYELLVARRYPGARFAVMDMYGLLSEVYYNPTKYFNGSAQANVTGFNNHCTLDGGQCTRLPSPDSFMWFDELHPSQRTDQIIAEEFVKVVGGDSKWATYW; from the exons ATGCATCGGTGGCAATTGCTTCTAGGGCTTGTTTTTGCAATCGAAGCAGCTTcagctcatcctcgatcATGGGGACCCAGAAAGTTCACCAGTCTTGTTTCCTTTGGCGATAGCTACACCGACCAATCGCGGCTGAACTACTTTGGCTCTCATAACGGGTCAGCTCCACCTATTGGCTGGGAGCAGCCTGAC AGCAACAATACCGCATCAGGTGGTTATGTCTGGGGCCACTATGTCTCGCAATACGCCGATGTGAACCTGTACAACTACGCCGTCAGCGGCGCCGTATGCTCCAACGAGATCACCCCACGCACATTCTCTTCCATCAACGctcctttcccttctgtttTGGAATACGAAGTGTCCGCCTTCCTGGCTGACAGCAAGCATAAAGTCTCTGGAAAGAGgttcctccacatcccacCCCGGGAAACGGTGTACTCGATCTGGATCGGCACCAATGATTTGGGCAACTACGCCTTTATCACCGACTCCCAGGTCAAGGATAAAACCATCCCGGATTACATCAACTGCGTGTACTCTGTGCTCGACCGCGTCTATGTAAGTGGCGGCCGATACTTCGTGCTCATGAACCTGGCGCCCCTGCAGCTGGCACCCCTGTATGCGACGCCCGAGAACGGCGGCGTGGGGGCCAACCACTACTGGCCCGACAAGCCCGATAATCTGACCTTGACCAGTTACCGGATGTGGGAGCAGGTTGCGACTGTGAACCATGTGTTCCAGTACCAGACGCCGTATGAGCTGTTGGTAGCCCGGAGGTATCCCGGGGCGCGGTTTGCGGTGATGGACATGTATGGATTG CTTTCCGAGGTTTATTACAATCCCACAAAGTATTTCAACGGAAGTGCACAGGCCAATGTGACCGGGTTCAACAATCACTGCACGCTTGACGGAGGGCAGTGCACCCGGCTCCCAAGTCCAGATTCCTTCATGTGGTTCGATGAGTTGCATCCCTCGCAGCGAACAGACCAAATTATCGCCGAGGAGTTTGTCAAGGTTGTCGGGGGGGACAGTAAGTGGGCTACCTACTGGTAA
- a CDS encoding beta-N-acetylhexosaminidase — protein MGLLISRMQGADVTSTTTECNPCVYLFCTASAICSGQFQNMYLNVILCFSLVTAALQTLPPVDQTTLGPLPGFDVHSVERVVYIKADFASHRDENGLTLIPPSALEFATTFLHDLQEVTASQWTLRQVNHFSAKQGIFLDRLGTDCNLTYENGTPTEEGYEVEIRPRRVDIRGSGARGMWWGTRTMLQKLILADGKPLPGGRIVDAPSVPTRGYMLDAGRKWYSPGFLKDLCTYASFFKMSEFHYHTSDNYPLNRGHNETWSEVYAQFSLHPESPDLHGIVQRPNETLSRADYEELEQHCAQRGVTVVPEIEAPGHCLFLTKWKPELALEKKDLLNLSHPDAVPLVKSVWGEFLPWFHTKEVHIGADEYDSTLADDYINFVNEMAQFIQKESGKRIRIWGTYEPSDTLSISKDVIVQHWQYGQSDPVSLANDGYIMINSEDQWAYMSLKNDHMPIFPAPYPYLFNTSRVLNFANIDGWQWTPALFNPFNVTEQPNKQAVQGAILVAWNDNGPDATTQLEAFYAMRNGIPIVASRAWTGDRGPRLDESSLSWSAKLLTARAAGQNLDRRFTGGVNHKTDSLFSWTSGKQSGERIHLGYGSKGMNYTLELDVAGPFVLSSEDCALSLSASGTLAFTSDGWEYPLRSVAENAGFDPGYPGRIWTNETSSTHEPVQIPLHSQIIIRTDVIGGSRVWVDGSFVGRFEVFVFGGKNQLFSWSQMAFVAPLEWIQGGLHGLRIAEYDGSYSSSD, from the coding sequence ATGGGATTGTTGATCTCCAGAATGCAAGGAGCCGATGTAACCTCGACAACCACAGAATGCAACCCTTGTGTATACTTATTTTGCACAGCATCAGCCATTTGCTCAGGACAGTTTCAAAATATGTATCTAAATGTCATTCTATGTTTCAGTCTAGTGACTGCTGCACTGCAGACACTTCCCCCAGTGGATCAAACAACATTAGGACCGTTGCCGGGCTTTGATGTTCACTCAGTGGAGAGAGTCGTCTATATCAAGGCCGATTTTGCTTCTCATCGGGACGAAAATGGATTGACACTGATTCCTCCATCTGCTTTGGAATTCGCAACGACATTCCTTCATGATCTACAGGAGGTGACCGCCAGCCAGTGGACACTCCGCCAGGTCAATCATTTCAGTGCAAAACAAGGCATCTTCCTTGACCGACTTGGGACAGACTGCAATCTGACCTATGAAAATGGCACGCCAACAGAGGAAGGGTATGAAGTGGAAATTCGCCCGCGACGGGTCGATATCCGGGGATCTGGGGCAAGAGGGATGTGGTGGGGAACGCGGACCATGCTGCAGAAGTTGATCCTCGCTGACGGGAAACCGCTCCCGGGTGGTCGCATTGTGGACGCACCCTCTGTTCCAACTCGAGGATACATGCTCGACGCGGGCCGTAAATGGTACTCGCCTGGCTTTCTCAAGGACCTGTGCACGTACGCCTCGTTCTTCAAGATGTCCGAGTTCCACTATCACACCAGCGACAACTACCCTCTCAATCGGGGGCATAATGAGACATGGAGCGAGGTGTACGCGCAGTTTTCACTCCACCCTGAGAGTCCTGACCTTCATGGCATCGTGCAGAGACCGAATGAGACGCTGTCTCGAGCGGACTATGAGGAGCTAGAGCAGCATTGTGCGCAGCGCGGAGTTACGGTTGTTCCTGAGATTGAAGCGCCCGGCCATTGCCTGTTTCTGACCAAATGGAAGCCAGAACTGGcgttggagaagaaagatctGCTGAACCTTTCTCATCCAGACGCGGTGCCGCTTGTCAAGTCCGTCTGGGGCGAATTCCTGCCATGGTTTCACACAAAGGAAGTGCATATCGGGGCGGATGAGTACGACTCGACATTGGCAGATGATTATATCAACTTTGTCAATGAGATGGCACAATTCATCCAGAAGGAGTCTGGAAAAAGGATTCGCATATGGGGTACTTATGAACCATCAGATACGCTTTCTATATCCAAAGATGTGATCGTTCAACACTGGCAATACGGGCAATCGGATCCTGTCAGCCTGGCAAATGATGGGTACATTATGATCAATTCGGAGGATCAGTGGGCGTACATGTCGCTGAAAAACGACCATATGCCCATATTTCCGGCCCCGTATCCATACTTGTTCAATACCTCGCGAGTGTTGAACTTCGCCAACATCGACGGGTGGCAGTGGACCCCAGCGCTCTTCAACCCATTCAACGTCACTGAGCAACCCAACAAACAGGCAGTCCAGGGCGCAATTCTAGTCGCATGGAATGACAACGGACCGGACGCGACAACACAGCTGGAGGCCTTCTACGCGATGCGCAATGGGATCCCGATTGTCGCCTCTCGAGCATGGACAGGCGATCGAGGCCCGCGACTGGATGAATCTAGCTTGTCTTGGTCTGCGAAACTGCTTACTGCCCGTGCGGCTGGCCAGAACCTTGACAGGAGATTTACTGGTGGGGTCAATCACAAGACGGACTCGCTTTTCAGCTGGACGTCCGGCAAACAATCAGGAGAAAGGATCCACCTCGGGTACGGCAGCAAGGGAATGAATTATACACTAGAGCTCGACGTCGCGGGGCCATTCGTGCTGTCCTCCGAGGACTGCGCTCTAAGTCTATCCGCATCTGGTACTTTGGCCTTTACATCCGACGGATGGGAGTACCCGCTTCGCTCTGTCGCCGAAAACGCCGGATTCGACCCAGGGTATCCGGGACGGATTTGGACAAACGAGACATCCTCCACGCATGAACCCGTCCAAATCCCTCTCCACAGCCAGATCATTATTCGCACAGATGTCATTGGAGGGAGCAGAGTCTGGGTTGATGGGAGTTTTGTCGGGAGATTCGAAGTCTTTGTCTTTGGGGGAAAGAACCAACTGTTTTCGTGGAGCCAGATGGCATTTGTGGCGCCACTAGAATGGATCCAAGGGGGATTACATGGACTGAGGATTGCTGAATATGATGGCAGTTATAGTTCGAGTGATTAA
- a CDS encoding glycoside hydrolase family 43 protein, translated as MLSCRFDSTPFIIISSMGMGCLVAIIWPSDNMLMRGIMATILRRSLSLAGITAELGEVGCCLSYSDVVASLGKVLRRLGIILLLHILLTSLGHRQFGPPSVDTEKDHRGNGSIVSSVEARIYKPRAAQQFSQLQSFTEKMKSLTTICAGILALLTPTMALPQPLPLDLHTADPTKVGYLDFYWKTEDESVYLALSNNSNPLDFRPINGGKPVVSPTLGTKAVRDVSIVEGVGRDKGKYWLIGTDLDIDTTNWDKATRTGSRAIFIWESRDLIHWTNERLVTVEDETAGMVWAPDAIWDPKAGMSQCASGQLNMTNSYAANDPNHTGNPTTTDIIRYAHTSDFKTFTKPQTYIDHETSTIIDLSILRVDDNTFVRFYVSGKVSGPVVEVSRNGLFGDWVTPSGTIQDSTHFEGPYPFWDNVQPGKAYLLCDKVGSVTGLSPWVSTDVTSGTFTPASGGNLGALRHGSVLSVTKQQYDALAALG; from the exons ATGCTCTCCTGCAGATTCGACAGTACTCCAttcattattattagtagCATGGGTATGGGCTGCCTAGTAGCCATCATATGGCCCAGTGACAATATGTTAATGCGGGGTATAATGGCGACGATCCTCCGCCGGAGCTTGTCTTTGGCGGGAATCACTGCAGAACTCGGGGAAGTCGGATGCTGTTTGTCTTACTCTGATGTTGTCGCTTCGCTTGGCAAAGTGTTACGGCGGCTAGGAATTATCCTATTGCTGCATATTCTATTGACAAGTCTGGGGCATCGTCAGTTTGGCCCTCCTAGTGTGGATACGGAGAAGGACCACCGGGGAAATGGCTCGATAGTCAGTTCCGTAGAGGCACGAATATATAAACCCAGAGCTGCACAACAGTTCAGTCAATTGCAAAGCTTCACagaaaagatgaaaagcCTCACGACGATCTGCGCGGGcatccttgccctcctcacTCCTACCATGGCCCTCCCCCAGCCGCTCCCTCTAGATCTCCACACAGCTGACCCAACCAAAGTGGGCTACCTGGACTTCTACTGGAAGACGGAAGATGAGAGCGTCTACCTCGCATTGAGTAACAATAGTAATCCACTCGACTTCCGGCCGATCAACGGTGGGAAGCCCGTCGTCTCCCCGACCCTGGGCACAAAGGCCGTCCGGGATGTCTCCATCGTGGAGGGCGTAGGCCGCGACAAGGGAAAGTACTGGCTGATCGGAACGGATCTGGATATTGACACT ACCAACTGGGACAAAGCAACTCGGACCGGATCGCgggccatcttcatctgggaGAGCAGGGATCTGATCCATTGGACTAACGAGCGACTTGTGACGGTCGAGGATGAGACTGCCGGCATGGTTTGGGCGCCGGATGCAATCTGGGATCCGAAAGCCGGTATGTCGCAGTGTGCATCCGGTCAATTGAACATGACTAACAGC TACGCGGCAAACGATCCTAACCACACTGGCAATCCCACCACCACGGATATCATCCGCTACGCTCACACCAGTGACTTCAAGACCTTCACCAAGCCGCAGACCTACATTGACCACGAGACGAGCACGATCATCGACCTCAGCATCCTCCGCGTCGACGACAACACCTTCGTCCGCTTCTACGTCAGCGGCAAGGTTTCCGGCCCCGTGGTCGAAGTGAGCCGCAACGGACTGTTCGGTGACTGGGTCACCCCTTCAGGCACCATCCAGGACAGCACACACTTTGAAGGTCCGTATCCCTTCTGGGACAATGTGCAACCCGGCAAGGCGTATCTGCTTTGCGATAAGGTCGGCAGCGTCACTGGTTTGTCGCCATGGGTGTCGACGGATGTGACTTCGGGAACGTTTACGCCTGCTTCGGGTGGTAATCTGGGGGCATTGAGACATGGCTCGGTGCTGTCCGTGACCAAGCAGCAGTACGATGCCTTGGCTGCGCTAGGCTAG